GATGTGTTAGCACACTTTGACCTGCACGAAACGACAGACTCAGATGAAACTGAGTTTCGTCCTGCACTTGCGGCACGTGACGGTAAAGCTTACATCGAAGGCATGATTCCAGATGGTTTCTACACTGTGGGGGATACTCTTAACCCGCAACCTGAATTCCAAAAAGCAATCATCGATTCGGTACGTAAGGTAACTCACATCGCACCTGCAGACGATAATGGTCAAATCATTGGTGCAGACGTTGTACAAGATGGTGTGATTCTTTACCCAATGGTCGAGCTAGGTCTGTGTGGTGGTGTTACAAACTGCCAATACGGTACAACAACGGAAGTCTACCCTGACAGCGCAAAAGTGACTGACGACGAGTGCAATCGTGCACAGGTTGCTGCGATTGTTGGTGGTTTGGATTATCTACTGAACCTATAGTATTTCCTATTGTAGGGTTCTCGATAATATGTACGTGAACTCATAATTGAACGGCTTAGCCTCCTTTGCTAAGCCGTTAGTTTAATCATCTATCCATTATCTGTTCATCACAACAGCCGTAAACTAAGCAACAATAGCTCGTCAGTTCCTCCGAACGTCGAATCATCGTACAGTTCACTGTAAACGAGAGCGTAATGTTGTTTTCAAGTTAGTTGGAAAATGGCTTATTTCACTCAAATTTCAACTGATAGATCTCTTCCCTTGTTTCAATAATGCTATCTAAAATGAGCTCTTTAACGTAGGTTAAGCGATGGTCAAACTTGCTCCATAGCGCAAAAGGAATACGGAAATCATCTTTAAGATTTGATACTTCGACTAGTTGAATGTTGGTTGCATCTTTATACAAATAGTTGACCGTTTTCGGCAATATCCCCCATCCTAAACCATCATTGATTAATTGAATCATTAGCTCCATGTCATTTATAACTTCGTAGTTTGATGAATAGAGCAACTTGCTTTTATTCACACCATCTAGGTGCTCCTTGTAGATAAACTGACGCATATTGCGCAATGCTTCAAAGCGTTGTTTCGGCTCAATTTTGAACAACGTATGGTGTCTTGAAGCCATAATATGAAAGTTCAAATGAGTCAAAAAAACACGCTCGAGCCTGCCTACAGCCTCTCTTTCGTCAACATCTACAATTGCAAATTGTACAATGTCTTGCTCAAGCATCTTGCTCACTTGTTGAGTATCAACACGCTCAAAGTTAACCAACAACTGAGGATCGTAGCTTTCTATTTGAACGCGCAGTTTACTTAAGACGACTTTAGGCAATAACCCACTGTATGCAATAGTAATGCGATTTAACTCATTAAACGTTAAAGAACGTGCGACATGTTCAAAAGACTTCGCCTGCTCTACCGTTTGTTTTGCATAAAAATAAAGCTGCTTTGCCTGCTCTGTTTGAATGAGTTGTCTGTTTGCTCGCTCAAACAGCAACAGACCGAGTGTCTCCTCCAAAAATGCGATTATTTGCGCTACTGAGGTCCTATGTTTACCTAATTCTTTACTCGCGGCACTAAACGAATTGTGATGACACACTGAAATAAAAGTTTGGAGCTGTTCTATCGTAATCTTCATTGTCGGTCCTATAACGAGTAAAAAATGCTAGTCCTGTGGCCAGAGTTTACTGGGTGATTTTAATCAGTAGTATAACCGACAGTTAACCCAACAAATGTAACAAAAGATTTCGACAGTATGGGATTTAGTACATTTAGACACAGTTGAGCAGATGATAATAAATCATAAATTATTGAATTTTAGACAATCTCCCTCAACCTCGACTAAATGTATGTATGGGTAACGCATACCTAGCCGATGTCTTACCTTGTTTTGTTTTGTTTATTATTTATACCAACTCAACAAACAAGGCTAAAAAAAATGAAAGTATCAACTATCACAACCGCTGTAGTATCTATCACTGCCGGACTTGCTACGCATGCTTTTGCCGAAAATACAAACCCACAAGATATGTTAAAACAATACCTCTCGGTACCAGGAGCTACGGTAACGATGCCAGTTTCTGCTACCAAAGATGGCTTCAGTCATGATTTTGCGTTCGATGCTCACAAAAAATTTAATAACTTTCATTATCAAATGGGGGGCGATCACGCGCTCTATTACAACGCAAGACTGAGCGAGTTTTTGGGCACTGCTATCGCTGAACCATCTTCTAATACCAAGAATCTTGAAGTCGACATCAATAGCGATATTGGTGATGTCACCTTTAACACTATAAATAGTGGCGTACTCAAACTTGATGATTACGTACAGCATGAACATCATCGCGTGCAAGGCGTAATGATGATACACCATGGTAAGATCGTATATCAGGCATACCCAGGTATGAACCCTAACGATAACCATGTTTGGATGTCAGCGGCAAAATCTACCGTCGGCCTGGTGATTGCTCAGCTAGTAGATGAAGGGAAAGTTAATCTAGATACTTCAATCGTCGAGTATGTTCCCGAACTGAAAGGCACTAACTGGGATCAAGTCAGCGTTAAAAATGCCCTCAACATGGCAACAGGCCTGAAACTCGAAGAAACACTCGATTCAATACTAGACCCACAGTCTATCATCGTTCGCTTTTTCTCTGCTGAGTTCGGCCAACCCGTACCAGGCGGAACTGATGTTGAAGGTTGGCTAGATGTTGTGAAAGATGCTGAAAAAATCGAAGGTGAAAAACCGGGTGAGGTTAACCGTTATAGCTCAGCAACTACTACAGTTTTGAACTACATGGTTGAAAAAATCGAGAATAAGCCATGGACAGACGTATTTGAAGATAGAGTGTGGAGTCACCTTGGTGCGAGTCATGGTATCCAATTTCACTTAACTCCAGAGGGTACTGCCGTTGCTCATGGCCTTGTGTCATCTACTCTAGAAGACATGGCCAAGTTTGGCACCCTATTTACACCGAGTTGGAACAAAGTCGCTGATGAACAGGTAGTCACTCCAACACAGCTTGAAATTATGTATCAAAACGCGAATCCGGTAGAGGTTTTCCAGAAAGGCTCAAAAGCAGAAGGTTTTAAAGCCGACTTTGTTGACAGTCCTTTAAGCAATACCTTCCAATTTGACGCGGTATTTGGAGATGGCGCTTTGTATAAACATGGAAATCTTGGCCAAGGTATATACATTGACCCTAAACGTGATTTCGTTGGCGTTTACTTCTCAAGCAATCCTTATGTTGCGCCTTACGGTGAGGACAAAATGATGGGCTATATCCGTGAAGCCGCTAAAGTCGCTGCTGGAAAATAAGCTTCTCTTTCGCTAAGCGAGTTCTTTACTGTTTATGCACACAGGGCACCCCAAGGGTGCCCATTTTCGTTGATAACACCACAAAAACTAACAAGCTAATACTCAACGAGCTCCCTCTTTCGAATTAAACCTTTGTAGTGGCATAGTTAATTTGGCCACCTGATTAGAGGTGTTAGAATGCACCTCGTACACAACAGGTGAAACTATGACAAAACGTACAAGAAGAACTTTTAGTCCCGAATTTAAGCTAGAGGCCGCTCAGTTAGTCACTGACCAGGGCTATACCGTTGTTGAAGCAGCGAATGCGATGAACGTAAGCAAGTCAGCTATGGACAAGTGGGTGAGACAACTCAAGCAAGAGAGGCAAGGTGTCACGCCAAAAGCTTCACCGCTCACCCCCGAACAGATCGAGATCCGTGAGCTTAAAAAGCGGATTGCTGAGCTGGAAGAGCACAATGAAATCATAAAAAAGGCTACTGCTCTGTTGATGTCGGACTCACTGAACAATTCTCGATAATCGAGAAACTCAAACAGAGCTACAGCGTAGCCAAGCTGTGTAAAGTGTTCGGTATCCATCGAAGCAGTTTTAAGTATTGGTGTAAGAAGCCCAAGACTCAATCTGAAGAAGATGTTCGTCTACGAGCCCTAGTTCAAGAAGCTCACAGCGTTAGTAACGGCTCAGCCGGTGCTAGAACTATTGCGAGTATCATAACGAACTCGGGCATCAAGTTCTCTCGCTACAGAGCCACTAAACTGATGAAAAAGCTTGGGCTAGTTAGCCGACAACTTCCCAAACACCGCTACAGCAAAGCAGCTCAGGAGCACATTGAAATCCCAAATCATTTAGATAGACAGTTCGCTGTGACTGCGCCTAATCAGGTCTGGGTTGGTGACGTGACCTATGTGTGGGCTGGAAATCGTTGGAGTTATCTTGCCGTTGTAATCGACCTCTTTGCACGTAAGCCAATCGGTTGGGCGATGTCATTTTCACCCGATAGCCAACTGACAGGAAAAGCACTTAAGATGGCCTATGAGTCACGCGGTAAGCCCTCTAATGTGTTATTTCACAGCGATCAAGGCAGTCACTATACGAGTCGTAAGTACCGCCAAACGCTCTGGCGATATCAGATAAAACAGAGTCTATCTCGACGAGGAAATTGCTGGGATAACAGTCCAATGGAGCGCTTCTTTAGAAGCCTAAAAACTGAGTGGGTGCCAGCTTGTGGCTACAGTAGTTTATCCGAAGCTTGGAAGAGCATTGTTGGCTACATCATTAGATATTACAGCCAAATCAGACCGCACCAGTACAATGGTGGCCTAACACCGAATGAATCGGAGAGGCAGTGCTGGGAAACTTATAAAGCGGTGGCCAATTTTAGTTGACCACTACACAACGCCTACTGCTACCTATGTGCAAAAGACAGAGCTTACAATGGGCTAATTTATTTGACACTAGATAAGGTGTTACACACAACTTAGTATCTTTTTCAGATAGATAAGAGTGCCCTCTCGAGTTCTCTATTTATAGAAATAGAGAACTCGAAACTAAATTGCTAAGGACGTAATTATGAAGTGGTTTATAGCTAGTCTCTACGCTATCCTACTTTGGCTATTGCTTGTTCGTTTTGCAATCGTTTTATAACAATACAATTTGTCGTTTTTATAGCGACTACTTAGTCTGTTATCTGATTACCTTGCAGTATCAATCGCCATTTTAATATAAATATCACGCAGCTTAGTGGCTAGCGTGCCAGGTTTGCCCGAGCCAATCGTTTTGCCATCGATACTCACCACCGGCCAAATGAAGGTAGTTGCTGAGCTCACGAACGCCTCTTTCGCTTCGTAGGCTTCTTCGATAGTAAACTCGCGCTCTTCAATTTCAATATCAAAATCCTTCGCGAGTTGAAGTAACGATGCGCGGGTAATCCCATGGAGAATATCATTGCTCAGCGGACGGGTAACGACCTTATCATCAGCAGTTACAATGTAAGCATTACTTGATCCGCCTTCGGTAACCAATCCATTTTCTAGCAGCCACACATCATCACAGCCAGATTGCTTGGCGATTTGTTTCGCCAAACATGCAGGTAACAAACTGGTGGTCTTTATATCTCTGCGCTTCCAACGTAAGTCATCCATTGAAAGGATCTTAATTCCTTTCTGAGCATAGCTACTGTTGATTAAAGCGCGTTCTTGTGTGAAAAGTACTAGTGTTGGTTCAATATCGTCACTGTATGAAAAATCACGGTCGCCTTCACACCCTCGCGTCAACTGTAGATACACACCACCTTCGATAAGGCTGTTTTTCTCAATCAGAGTCTTTTGAATCTCGGTTAACTCTTCTGACGTAACAGGTAGCTTAATCCCAAGCTCACGACATGAACGCTCTAAACGCTCTAAGTGACCATGGTTATCAATCAATAATCCTTCCAATACCGCAGTCACTTCATAGACAGCATCAGCGAACAAAAAGCCTCGGTCAAAGACTGAAATTTTTGCCTCACTCTCAGAGACATACTCTCCGTTAATATAAACAGTTCTTTCCATTTTTTATCCCCAAAGGTTACTAGTGAAAGGCAACATTTCGTTGTCAGTAAATACAAATCCATCTTCAATGTCTTCACTAAGAAGCAACGGGCCATCAAGATCAACAATGTCGACCCCTTGCGCCACGACAAACGCCGGAGCCATGCTTAAAGATGAGGAGAGCATACAACCCACCATTACTTTAAGCCCGCTTTGCTCCGCTTGCTCTTTCAATAACAGGCCTTCTGTTAATCCGCCTGTTTTATCAATTTTTATGTTAATCATGTCATACCGGCCGGCAATCTTTGAAAGTGTCTCTCTGTCGTGGCATGACTCATCTGCACAGATTGGTATCGGCCTCGGTAAAATTGACAACGCCTCATCGTCATTCGCTGGGAAAGGTTGTTCTATCATCGCGATATCGAGCTCAATCAATTCAGGTAATATCCGCTGATACAGTTCAGGTGTCCAAGCTTCGTTAGCATCAATGATGATTTTCGAGTCAGGCGCTCCCTTGCGAACGGCTTTTAGCCTTTCGATATCATCCTCACCACCTAGTTTAACCTTGAGTAATGGACGGAATGCATTTTGTGATGCGGCTTTTTCCATCGCCTTAGGAGAATCAATTGAGATAGTAAACGCAGTTTCTACCGGTTTTGGTGTGATATCGAGTAGTTGCCAAACTGAACAACCTTTTAGCTTGCACTCTAAGTCCCACATCGCACAATCTATAGCATTTCTGGCAGCAGCGGAAGGCAGAACTTTCTGTAATTCATCGCGACTCATTCCAGACTCAAGCTTCGGTATTAGCTCAGTCAGTTCCGCTTCTACACTTTCTACTGATTCACCATAACGAGCATAGGGTACACACTCACCTCGCCCAACAAACCCTTCTGATTCCAGTTCAACAACCACGGTATCCGCCTGAGTTTTACTGCCACGTGAGATAGTAAAACTCCCTCGAATAGGCCAAGAATTCCTATAGACCTGTGCTTTCATTATTCACCCTTCAATTGCTCAACCAATCGTGAAACGCCTTGACGGAATGGATCGACAACCGGCAAGTTAACTTCAGTTTCCAGCATATCCATGTATGACATCGCTTCTTGCTCATCCATCGCGCTAGTGTTGACAGAGATACCAATACAGCAGACATCAGGGTTTGTTAAGCGAGCGGCAGTTAAATTTGCGTCAATACATGTCTGAATATCAGGAAGTGAATAAGTCGGCAGGCCACGCATGTGCTCTCTTGTAGGCTCGTGACACAATACCAGTGCATCCGGTTGTGACCCATGAATAAGTCCCATCGTTACACCAGCAAAAGAAGCATGAAATAGAGAGCCCTGCCCTTCAATCACGTCCCAATGTTCCGGACTGTTATCAGGTGAGATTTCTTCGATTGCACCTGCTATAAAGTCAGCGACAACACAATCAACACTAACTCCATCACCTGTTATCAAGATGCCAGTTTGCCCTGTTGCTCTGAAGTCTGCATCAATTCCTTGGCTTTGCATCTCTTTTTCTATTGCAAGTGAGGTATACATTTTTCCGACCGAACAGTCAGTACCAACAGTGAGTAGACGTTTTCCTAAACGCTTAACACCACTCGCAACAGGGTATTGTTGTGTTGGGTAGCGCACATCAAATAGTGAACAGTCATTCTTTTCAGCAGCCGCAACAAGTGCTGGCACGTCAACGAGTTTATTGTGCAGACCGGAGGCGATATCCATCCCAGCGTCTAAAGCTTCCAATAGAACATCAATCCACGCCTCAGAGATAATTCCCCCGCGGTTTGCTACACCAATTACCAAAGTCTTTGCACCAAGCTCCACAGCCTGCTTGATGGATAGATCTTTCAGTCCTGTGTCAGCGTTACAGTTTTCTAATCTAAACTGCCCTAAACAGAACTCAGGACGCCAAGTTTTAATTCCTTGCGCAACTTTTGCCGCTAGTGGATCTGCAGCATCGCCAAGAAAAAGCAAATAAGGTTGTTCCATTTTCATAAGTTAGTCCTTTAGTCCAATTTGTTCCTTACATGGTTAGCAAGAATAGTGACAACTTTATATTTCTACGTGGTTTTTTATGTCACTTAGGCGCGTATCACCTCATCTGTCATCTATGAAATATTGAAAATTGACGAACTTATTACCATAGAAAAAACAAATCACAGTTTATCTAACTCACAACGCATAGGAATGAATAAAAATTAAACACATTATCTCGTTACATATTGAAACAAATCACAAATAACTTCATGGGATATTTAACTAGATGACACTTACTTATTGGACACTACAACCACATAAGTGAAGTTTATAACGAATATTTGACCATTTAAGCGCAACATGCTGGTGCAATATGCCCCAAAATCTACCAACGATTACTGTTAAGTTGCCTAAATAGTACATCAATCAACATATGCAGTTGATTAATAGAGCTTTTAACTAGATAACTTACTTAGCATACTTTTTGCTAGCTGGTTCCTATACGATGATATTGATAACAGGACGCTATCATGCAAACCCCAACGGCACGGATCAATCTAAATGCAATCAAGCATAATTATTCAGTACTCAAGGAACTCAGTGGCAATCAAAAACTCATTGCTGTTATTAAAGGTAATGCCTATGGACATGACGCAAATGAAGTTGCACATGCCCTTCCCAATGCAGATGCTTTCGCCGTGGCACGAATAGAAGAAGCCATTAATTTGAGACGTTCGGGAATAGAGCAACCAATTCTGCTATTAGAGGGATGCTTCTGTCATAAAGAACTACTCAAAGCTTCTCAATTTAATCTAGACACGGTTGTTCACAGCCATAATCAATTAGAAGATATAGAGCGTTTTCCTTTACCTAGTCCAATCAAGGTATGGCTAAAGGTAGATACCGGTATGCATCGACTCGGTGTTCAACCTCAAGATGTTGAACACTATATGCGACGTTTAGAAGCTTTTGATTACGTGGCTGAAGATATCCATTTTCTTAGTCATTTGAGCTGTGCTGACAACCCGTCAAGTGACAAAACAGCATCCCAGATATCCGTATTTAGTTCAGCATTAGAAAACGTTAATGGCCTAAAAAGCCTGGCTAATTCGGCTGGTATTTTACTTTGGCCAAATTCTCAGTTCGATGTGGCTCGTGCCGGAATCGCCCTTTTCGGCATCTCTCCCCAAATAACGCGTACAGGTAAAGATTTTGGCTTAATACCTGCGATGACCTTTGAAACCTCATTGATCTCTAAACGTGACCATCAAAAGGGTCAAGCCGTGGGCTATGGTGAAACATGGGTGGCATCACAAGATACAACGCTCGGTGTTATCGCTGTAGGGTATGGTGATGGTTATCCTAGGTCTGGTTCAAATAACGCTTATGTATACATTAACGGAAGATTAGCGCCAGTCGTTGGCCGAGTTTCAATGGATATGATTGTTGTTGATTTAGGCCCTAAGTCCAAAGATCAGTGCGGTGATATCGTCGAGTTATGGGGCAACAACCTCCCTATCGAGCACGTTGCTAAATCTGCTCAAGCGATACCATATGAACTGACCATACAACTCACGTCACGAGTGAGTAAAGAACACTGCTTTGAGTCAATATACTAAGATTTGATGTGAGCTTCATTTACACTCAGAGGGGATATGTGATGATTCAACGAAAATTCAATGTCTTAAATATGGTAATCACACACAACTTCCGCCACGTCACTCAACCAATACGTTAACATTATGCGCCTCGGTGAGTATCAATAATGAAGGCATGACTTTGATTACAAATGAAGAAATTCAATACTGCACAAAATGCAATGATCAAACAAAACATATCGTGGTGTTAGTTCGTGATGAACCAAAACTAAAGCATAAGCTACTAGACTTCTTTATCGGTTTTGTTCGCAGCAGCGCTGTTGGCGGCTTTCACGCGTCAATGGACGACTTTTCTCGACATGCGGTTTGCGAAAAGTGTGGCAATAAAGTCATCAATGACAACATGACTTAGGTTTTCGTTTAAGCTAGCCAACATGCTATATTACACCGCGATAGATCTACCAAGACCAGTGATGTTCCCTCACTGGTCTTGGGCAGGTAAACGCGTACGGTAGTACCATGTATCGATCTTAAACCGAGACTATGAGCTTGTTGCTTCGATACATTCACAACCTAAAAATCAGATTGCCACCAAATCTCTTACATCTACCCAACGGTCATTTTTACGAATAATATCAATAATTAATTGATAGCGACATCCATCCTCAAAGGTTTGGTAGGGTTCAACCTCGACACCATTAAGATCGTTAACCAATTGAGTTGCTAAGTGTGTCCAGCTTCGTTGTGTTTCACACTCAATATTGGGCAGTTGATCATCTATCTCTTTGGGCAAAGCGACCTCTGTCCACTCACCACCTTTCCATACTGACAAAGGCCCACTGCCATAGTGGCCTTTAATATAAATTGAACCTTGAGTCCCATGAAAAACAATATGGTCATCAGAGAAACGGGGAGTTAGACCACCATGCTTGAATAGAACTGAGACAGGTTGAGCTGCAGGTGTTCTACTTTCTATTTGCGCGAGTACAGTATAAGACCATTCAACATCGCAATCACGCCACTCCAGTGAAGGGTCATCAATATCCTTTGGAATGAAGTTTCGGCGCTCGGTAAAATTATGAATGCCCTCAACAACCGGCGCTTTTGGCATATCGTTACGGACTTCACCATTGATCGAAAGAATGTTATCGCCAACCACTGAAGTAACAATAGACAACAGGTGAGTAAAGTTATTGTTCAGTCGGCCACCGCCCGCTTCTGAACGATGAGACCACCCAAACGGGATATTGCGGTCGAGGTTAAAGTGAGAAATGCACTCAACCTCTGTAGGTTCACCTATCACGCCTTCAGCAACCAACTTCTTCGCATGCATTATCTCTGGCATGTAGCGGAAACTCGAAGCAAAGGCAGTTTTGATTCCTCTCTCTTTCGCAAGTTGGTAGATCTCTTGTGCCGTTTCCCCACTTTCGGTCAATGGTTTATCACAAAAAACATGACAACCAAATTGAATAGCCTGCTTGATCGCCTCTACGTGAGCACCACCAGGCGTGGCAATAGAGACAATATCAGGTTTGCACAACTCCAGCGCAAGCTCCCAATCGGTCCCACTGTAGGGTATTGCCATCTTGTCAGCGACTTCTTTAACTACATGCTCGGTTCGACCAACAATCCCAACGACTTCCGCGCCAGCATCTCTAAATGCCTTTGCATGACCTTGGCCTGCGAAGCCGGTGCCAAATACTAATACTGTTTTCTTCATGTCGAGTTCCAAATCTAATTTTTTCAATACGTTATGGTTCTTCAGTTTTTAACTGATATAGATGTTTATATTCACACTATTACCAATGCCAAAGCGTGCCATCTTCTAAACGACTTACCGGAAGGTATGAGCGTTTGTAGGTATATTGTTCCGCTGCTTTTTCATCAAACTCGACACCAAGCCCTGGCGCATCGCTGACGAGAATCATGCCATTTTCGAGTTTCATGTCATGTTTGAAGATTGACTGGCACGCCTCATTACCAAACCCAACAAATTCTTGAATACCAAAATTGTGTGTTGAGATATTGAGGTGCATGTGAGCAGCAAAGCAGATTGGTGACAAATCAGGAGCCCCATGAGGTGCAGTACGGACGTTATAGACCGCAGCAAAATCAGCGATTTTCTTCATGCCGGTAATACCACCCGCGTGCGTTGCAGCGGTACGTACATAGTCAATCCACTGATTTTGAATAAGATCTTTACAATCCCAAATCGTGTTATAAGTTTCACCTAACGCGAGCGGCGTCGTCGTATGATGGCGAATCAGTTTGTAGTTTTCTTGATTTTCTGCGATTGAAGCATCCTCTAGGAACAGTAGATTGTAAGGTTCAAGCATCTTTCCTAGTTTTGCAGACTCGATCGGAGTCAGTCGGCTATGGGTGTCGTGTAAAAACTCAGCTCTGTCACCAAAACGTGCTTTCGCTTGTGCAAATAGCTCTGGAACCAACTTAAAGTACTTGCTGGTTGACCATTGCTGCTCTGGCGGTAGTGGTCGATTACCCTGTAACTCGAAGTAATCCTTTTTATCACCAAGCACACCATAAGTTTCTGATAGCCCAGGGATAGCAGATTGAAGACGCACCGCCTTAAACCCCTGCTCAATACACTGCTCAGCCTTGTCTAATGTATCTTCAATCGTTTCACCATTGGCGTGCGCATACAAACCAACCCCGTCACGACATTTTCCGCCAAGAAGTTGATACACCGGAAGCCCTGCGACTTTGCCCTTGATATCCCAGAGTGCCATATCAATAGCGGCAATCGCTGCCATCGTAATCGGTCCACGACGCCAATACACGCCCATGTAGAGGTATTGCCAAATGTCTTCGATACCGTGAGCATCACGTCCTATCAAACAAGGTTTTACATGCTCCTCTAAATACGTCGCAACCGCCAGCTCTCTGCCATTGACTGTGGCATCCCCTAACCCATACACACCTTGATCTGTGATGACTTTTACCGTCACAAAGTTTCGGCCTGGGTTGGTTACAAAGATTTTGATGTCTTCAATTTTCATGGTTTTTCTCTCAAATTAGTTTGTCACCAAATCGAATACTAAAACGGCTTTAGTAAATCGATTTGGTAAATCGGTTTACTTGCTATATTCTAGCTCTACCGATACAATGTCAACGATCCAAATTTGATCCTGTTAACATTTTTAAGAAGCCTGAATGAAGAAAGTAAGAATTGTCGATGTGGCGACACTCGCGGGAGTTTCAAAAAGTACCGTTTCTCAATACCTAAACGGACGTTTTGGCCATATGTCTGCTGATACAAAACAAAAAATCAAATCAGCGATCGAGACACTTAACTATGTGCCTAACCCTATCGCTCGAAGCTTAAAAGTAGAAAAAACCAAAACAATTGGCGTTGTGGTTCGTGATGTGGCCGGATATAACACCAGTCGCGTTCTGCGTGGAATCGATGATTACTGTAAAAAACACAACTACAACGTATTGATCCACAATAGTGATTTTGATGCCGAAGCCGAAAAACGTGCCCTTCTCTCTTTAAAGCAGATGTGTGTTGATGGCATCATCATCACCTCATCAGGGCTCAACGGTGAATTGATCAATCAGTTAGTACAAGAAAAATTGCCTGTGGTTCAATTCCAGTTGGAGTACCCCGACTGCCAAAGCCATCTGGTATTGTCTGACTATCACCAAGCCTCTTATGAGGCTACAGAGTACTTGATCAAGCTTGGCCACCGAAAAATCGCCTTCTTCACACAAGATTTTGGCTCAAGCAATTCGCGCAAAGCCCGCTATCAGGGCTATGCTGATGCACTCACACAGCATGGTATCAAACTCGACGACCATCTCATCCAACTCTGGGACAGAGAGAACGGTTTCCAGCAATCACCTGTTGACCTTATTCGTAGTGATAATGCACCCACGGCAATATTCACCCAGCACTTAGCCATTACAACTGAACTACTGTTGGCCTTTAACACAGAAAAGGTGCAAATTCCCAATGAAGTTTCCGTGTTAGGCTTCGATGAAATCCCTATGGTTGAATTGTTCAAAGTGCCAGTAACGACAATAAGGCAAGATGCCTATCAAATTGGCTCATCAACTGCACAACTCGCCTTGGAAGCGATTAATGGTAAACATTCTGAATTGCAGCGAGTGATCGTACCGTGCTCGCTCGTTGAGAGGGACTCTTGCGCGAAAGTTTGAAATTTTGCAACGGTACAATGAGAGCTGTACCTAAGGGGGGCGCTTAAAGTAAAAAATGCCTGATAACGCAGCTCTGCTAACGTTAGGCAGTGCCAACTGTGAAAGTTCTGGATAATTGTGAGTTACAATCTAGAGATAATTCTGGCTTTTCGAATTACTTCTAGTATTGCAACCATACTGCCAATCCACATGTTTCTGGCCAAATTCCCATACCCACTATAGGCAACAACGTGTGTTGCTAGTACTTTTATTTTTTCAGTCCTGATTTGTCGTTGAACGCCCGCGTTACCAGATTATCAATTTCACGG
This genomic interval from Vibrio agarivorans contains the following:
- a CDS encoding serine hydrolase domain-containing protein codes for the protein MKVSTITTAVVSITAGLATHAFAENTNPQDMLKQYLSVPGATVTMPVSATKDGFSHDFAFDAHKKFNNFHYQMGGDHALYYNARLSEFLGTAIAEPSSNTKNLEVDINSDIGDVTFNTINSGVLKLDDYVQHEHHRVQGVMMIHHGKIVYQAYPGMNPNDNHVWMSAAKSTVGLVIAQLVDEGKVNLDTSIVEYVPELKGTNWDQVSVKNALNMATGLKLEETLDSILDPQSIIVRFFSAEFGQPVPGGTDVEGWLDVVKDAEKIEGEKPGEVNRYSSATTTVLNYMVEKIENKPWTDVFEDRVWSHLGASHGIQFHLTPEGTAVAHGLVSSTLEDMAKFGTLFTPSWNKVADEQVVTPTQLEIMYQNANPVEVFQKGSKAEGFKADFVDSPLSNTFQFDAVFGDGALYKHGNLGQGIYIDPKRDFVGVYFSSNPYVAPYGEDKMMGYIREAAKVAAGK
- a CDS encoding D-amino-acid transaminase, with the translated sequence MERTVYINGEYVSESEAKISVFDRGFLFADAVYEVTAVLEGLLIDNHGHLERLERSCRELGIKLPVTSEELTEIQKTLIEKNSLIEGGVYLQLTRGCEGDRDFSYSDDIEPTLVLFTQERALINSSYAQKGIKILSMDDLRWKRRDIKTTSLLPACLAKQIAKQSGCDDVWLLENGLVTEGGSSNAYIVTADDKVVTRPLSNDILHGITRASLLQLAKDFDIEIEEREFTIEEAYEAKEAFVSSATTFIWPVVSIDGKTIGSGKPGTLATKLRDIYIKMAIDTAR
- the dgcA gene encoding N-acetyl-D-Glu racemase DgcA — encoded protein: MKAQVYRNSWPIRGSFTISRGSKTQADTVVVELESEGFVGRGECVPYARYGESVESVEAELTELIPKLESGMSRDELQKVLPSAAARNAIDCAMWDLECKLKGCSVWQLLDITPKPVETAFTISIDSPKAMEKAASQNAFRPLLKVKLGGEDDIERLKAVRKGAPDSKIIIDANEAWTPELYQRILPELIELDIAMIEQPFPANDDEALSILPRPIPICADESCHDRETLSKIAGRYDMINIKIDKTGGLTEGLLLKEQAEQSGLKVMVGCMLSSSLSMAPAFVVAQGVDIVDLDGPLLLSEDIEDGFVFTDNEMLPFTSNLWG
- a CDS encoding IS3 family transposase (programmed frameshift); the protein is MTKRTRRTFSPEFKLEAAQLVTDQGYTVVEAANAMNVSKSAMDKWVRQLKQERQGVTPKASPLTPEQIEIRELKKRIAELEEHNEIIKKGYCSVDVGLTEQFSIIEKLKQSYSVAKLCKVFGIHRSSFKYWCKKPKTQSEEDVRLRALVQEAHSVSNGSAGARTIASIITNSGIKFSRYRATKLMKKLGLVSRQLPKHRYSKAAQEHIEIPNHLDRQFAVTAPNQVWVGDVTYVWAGNRWSYLAVVIDLFARKPIGWAMSFSPDSQLTGKALKMAYESRGKPSNVLFHSDQGSHYTSRKYRQTLWRYQIKQSLSRRGNCWDNSPMERFFRSLKTEWVPACGYSSLSEAWKSIVGYIIRYYSQIRPHQYNGGLTPNESERQCWETYKAVANFS
- a CDS encoding LysR family transcriptional regulator; the protein is MKITIEQLQTFISVCHHNSFSAASKELGKHRTSVAQIIAFLEETLGLLLFERANRQLIQTEQAKQLYFYAKQTVEQAKSFEHVARSLTFNELNRITIAYSGLLPKVVLSKLRVQIESYDPQLLVNFERVDTQQVSKMLEQDIVQFAIVDVDEREAVGRLERVFLTHLNFHIMASRHHTLFKIEPKQRFEALRNMRQFIYKEHLDGVNKSKLLYSSNYEVINDMELMIQLINDGLGWGILPKTVNYLYKDATNIQLVEVSNLKDDFRIPFALWSKFDHRLTYVKELILDSIIETREEIYQLKFE